From the genome of Solanum lycopersicum chromosome 12, SLM_r2.1:
TCGAAAGTTGATTATCAGTTTGTATGCAAACATTACcgaaaaatccaaaaatcttaaaaaatttGAGGTTTATTATTTGGTTTGGTATTTGAATATGCTGCACCAACACGAGGTTGATAAACCTgaaaaaaatctgaattttattattttggtttggtttataaatttaatttttttaaacaaatgttTTGGTTTGATAACCCGATCATGGATGCCCCTACTACCTAGGATTTATTACATAATTACAAAATGTAAGAAGGcataaaatattcttattaaCTTATAAAATGAACTTCATCTCGTTAACATAGGGAGAAATAGTTTTaaagaatacatatatttataacaagttgatatatttctaaatagcttgataaaataattgcacttcatattttataaaagatatcCCCATAAATCACTTGTGTTAAAAAGTTGAtctaataaatatgattttttttaactcaGACATAAATTGGGGTAGAATCTCTATAGTCAAGTAGCGTATCTCCGGAGACAATTAAGCATACACGACTATGAAAGAACCTTATGAAGAGACATCTTATAAGGAAAGGTTATCCCATTAATATAGTATTCTCATACTTAAtaattctatgttttggagCAACAACCTAATTATTTCTCTATTAAATATCTGGATAAAAGGATTATTACTAGACACAATTAAAGCAGGTATTGCATCCATCATAACATAACAATAGTCATCAAGTTAAGGAGTTGTTCACTGAATATAGGGTTAAAGTGAAGAACTAAATGGAATAGTTTTTTTTGGTCTAGTTTTGAGTTTGTAAGTTGAAATTGAAGTCGTTACTTACTATACTAGCCTTATTCTTAATTAAGTGGTAGTTGTGGTGTAAGTATtactttaaattttgtaatatgAATAGTTTATATTCTTTGAAGAGTCATACAAAGAGTAAACTATTGAGTTGGGGGCAATAGATTGTAtagttttaatttgaaattgttcTTTGAAGTTTGGTGACGTTTTCCCAAAAATCTTACTCACACTAGGTTGTGATTTTTACTCATTAACCAAGTTGTTTTTAATGTTAAACATGCAATGATCTTTCGGATCATTTTCTCTTATTGCATTCATGTTGGCATTCAAAAAATTCTTATAGCATCCCCAGGTCACTTATGACTTGTAGGTACTGACTAATCGGTCACCTCACCATTCATTTGGTTTTTATGCAAGTTACTATATGTaggagtttttttaaaatttaatggtTGACTTTAGTTAAAAATTTAGGTAGACGTCCCCAGAATGCAAGTTTGATGATTCTGTTAGCTCTGGAACACGGAGTTCAACCTAGAAGGACCTTTAGTGTGGATCTTTACCCCAACAACGCTGTCCGAAAATCGAATTATTTCATGGATTGGATTTTAATTGACTATCTATAGTTCCATTGTGTTTTCTCGATGTAGAATTCTTGAGACTTCCAAGGTCATTTTGAGCAACCTTGTGGCAATAGCTTAAAATTGAGTTTTTGTGTGAGACCCACTCTTCATCGAGAATACCTAGATTAAAAGTTTTAACATTTCacttaacttttttaaaaaaacaaagtcTCGCGGGATAGCATAGTTTGTTTGTGTGTACGGGTTCCTAATAGATTCTTGAGTACGCCATGGGGGATTTTGAACTATGGAGAATTAACTGATCTGCAGAAGCTAGTGCAACCTCCATTTTCCCGTCATATTTACACACCTTAGCCgtatatgttttgatttatatGCCTTAACCGTGATTGCGTTGGAAAAAAACTTACCTTTCACATTCGTGTGTTAGACACCATGTTTGGGATACTTTGGAGGCTTGTCCCTCTACGATATTGAAGGTAATTTTACTAGTCTCTGTAATAAAGAACAACCATAATTTCAACTTTGTTACACATTTCAATTTCCTACTATTGGAGTGGTGGAGCTTTGTGTTGgttaattttgttattattgtaggGATTTATTATGGTTTGTACTGGATTATGAGATAGGCATGGAAAGCTTGTTTCAGACATGATTTCCTTTCATAAGGACTGCCAAAGCCTTTTTGATGGTTGTTTTTACATCAATTTATTGCATGATTGCTTGTTGGGTTTTTCCGACCTTGAATTATACCCATTTCAGGGGCACAAGATTAGGACCCATTAAAGGAGTTAATTTTGGGATTTGTAGAAGACTCCTGAATTCATTTCTCTTTCTCAATCCCTCTTTAGATTTAGATACCCAATACATGTTCACTAGAATCTAACTCTAACCACTCTATAAATAGACACATTAACCTCAATAACTACTCTATCTCAGCCTAATTCAAGAACGAAAGCAAATTATTGAATGCGTAACAAGAACATCAAAGCTTCAATTTTTAGAAAGAATTTAAAGTTGGAATTAACATGGttggcgtgtgggtgaacaAGCCCAACAatatggaagcttacatacctgAAAGAACCATctttttgaagaacttaaaaaaGAATCTAGGAAGATAGACGTAgtgtttcttaatttttcttaagcGTGGAATCTTTGGAGGGAATGCGAGGTTTTGATttgtgaaaaattataattatacgtTTAGGGCAATTTAAGAGGACCTCTGATGGGTTTTTaggacaaaaatacccctagAGAAATAAACAAAATGAGCTGGGAGTTGGAATTATTTTTGATCAGGCAGTGAGGTCCGTATTGGCTCTGCATCACTGAGCCATAACGGAGCTTCTTCCACGTTTGTGCCACGTTAGTAAGTCCATCATAAATGTTTACATACATCATAAATTTTTACATAGAGCTCGGAATTGATAAATCTCGGCGGCGTTGAAAAGAGAACTCGAAGGCTTTAATGTAATATCCTATAGATCTCCTAACTCATTCTGTACTAAAATTTATGGCAAGTTGAAGTTGACCGATAACATAATAAAACTTAGGAATAACTTGAATGATTTTCTTTGGTTTCTATTAGAACTTAAGATTCTACATCTAGTGACCTTAACActcaaaaaattctaaattcctTGAAAAAAGTCTCACTCACTATAAAGAATGGTTCGAGTCTTGGTCCAAAAAAATTTCTAGGTTGTTACAATATCTTACTGTTAGACCCGcaaactacttgatctaactacgtgcagacatgccaaggacttgggcattggtcttggcATAGATGAtggcaaaacagtgcaacacatGTTCAAGGTGTTTGGGCGTTGGCAAGGCAGCTTGAACGTGCATGGCTTACGTGCGGGCTAAGGGCATTGCAAGGCaacatgttgacttgatgagGCAAGGCTGTGAAGACTTGACAATGTCATGAACAAAGGCAGTTCACCcgaaattgctgaaataaaactaagtgttggaagacaactataatattctaagtgttggaatgaagcctgaaatattctaagtgttagaatattagtatttcgtgtagATAGGAATGTAATTcgaattagattctatctgttgGAAATATAGCTGTTGGAAAATTAGTTTTGAACCCTGTGATGACAAGTGTCGGATAGGTGTCATTTGTAAACGCCGCATGTAACTGCCATAAtgcaaaattttgatttaaaggTGGAAATTTGTCTAAGGCAAAAACAGAGTGTTTCTAGCCTTAGACTAATTCGTGAATCCTTCCTTTGTATTACTTAAAGGTTAATAAATGTTGGGACTGGTTCCTGTAAATTCTGTTGATTGTTTGACGCTAatgttttaagtatttctatacttagtcaattttCGTGGGTCCAAGTAGGCTGAGTGTTATAGACGTTTGTAAGATTGCCTAGAGTGGTGtgcgataaaaataaattgacccTCTTTCGATTGGTATCAGAGCGCGGTGAAACAATGGTGAAAAACACTGAACTATGGGAGTTGGCACGAAAATTGAATCCTTCGTCGGGTTTACTGAAGACATTTTGGGAGACCCTACGTTTGTGGATTTATTCACACAAATCATTGAGTTGAGAGTTGACGCTGAGAAAGTTCAGGGAGAAATTGGTGGATATCCACAGAATGTTGATAACCACATCACTGAAATGTTGGACTTTCGTACCACAACTACGCAAAAACTGGAGGGACTGCAGAAGGAAAATGAGAACCTTCGTGCAGAGCTCGTTGTTTTGTGTCGGGCTGTGGCTATGTTGAGTTCAACTCGTGTTGAATCGTCTAAGGTACAGATTCCATAACCTAAGGCCTTTAGTGGCGCAAGGAGTGCTAAAGAACTAGAAAATTTCATCTGGGACATGGAGCAGTATTTTACCGCTGCAAGGGTGCCGGATGCTGATAAGTTGAACATTACCACAATGTATTTGTCAGGTGATGCAAAACTTTGCTGGAGGACTCGTAATGCAGACGATGTAATTGCTGGTCGTCCTAGAATTGATACATGGGATAAGCTAATCAAAGAAATGCGTGATAAATTTTTTCCTAGCAATGCATCTTGGCTTGCAAGGGATAAATTGAAAAGGCTGAGGCAGACGCGTTCAGTGAGGGAATACATAAAGGAATTTACCTCTGTGATGTTAGACATACAAAATATGTCTAATGAGGATAAACTTCACAACTTCATTTTGGGGCATGCAAGGCTGGGCTCAGAACGAACTATGAAGGTAGAATGTTAAAGATCTGCCCGGAACTATTGCTGCTGTCGATTCGTTAGTGGATTTCCGGACGACTCGTCCTTCGATAGATGTCCCCTCCActtcaaaaactaagaaaaagaatgagaagAAAGGGGAATGGAGAAAGCATAGTCGTAAAGACAAtacaaatgataaaggaaaGGCACAAATGAAGGATGGGAAAGACAGGCCAAAGAACAAAGATGGAAATTCGAAGGGCTGTTGGACTTGTGGTGGTCCTCATTTGGCCAAATCTTGTCCAAACCGGGAAAAAGTGAATGCTTTGCTTTCTGGTAACGTGAATCAAAGGAAGGATGAAGAAATCGTGGCTGCAATGGCAAACCTATTGGGATTGCCCTTCAATCACATTATGGGGATCAATAATGTTGGAGAAATCTCTAGTACTTTGAATCCTCATGCTTCCTTCATTCATATAGAAATGAAAGCGAAAGAACAATGTGTGATGACAATGGTTGATACAGGGGCCACACACACGTTTGTAGATGTGAAGATTGCTACAAAATTGGGGCTGAAGTTGTCTAAAAGCCCTTCCTACATCAAAACAGTCAATGCTAAGGCACAAGCCATTGTGGGCATGACTTATGGTGTGTCTATGTCGACTGGAAGTTCGGTGGGAAAACATAACTTGATGGTGATGCCTCTTGGTGACTTTGAAATCATACTTTGGATTGATTTCCTAAGAAAATTCCAGTTTGTTCCGTTTCCTCACTTAGATGGAGTGATGGTCCTGAATGGAAGCAATGCTGGCTTTCTCAAAGGTGTTCATCCGTTTGGAGACATTAATAAAGTTTCAAAGAAAAAAGACAAGGGAATGTTGTTGTCTGCTATGTCAATCGACAAAGGGCTAAAGAAGGGTGAAGACACTATACTTGCTGCCTTGGTCGAAGTGAAACCTGATGTGAAAATGGAAGTGCCTGATCGTGTTGCTGAATTACTTAAACAGTATGCTGATGTTATGCCGCCGGAATTACTAAAGAAATTACCACCAAGGAGGGATATTGATCATAAGATTGAGTTGCTGCCTGGTA
Proteins encoded in this window:
- the LOC138340411 gene encoding uncharacterized protein, which produces MGVGTKIESFVGFTEDILGDPTFVDLFTQIIELRVDAEKVQGEIGGYPQNVDNHITEMLDFRTTTTQKLEGLQKENENLRAELVVLCRAVAMLSSTRVESSKYFTAARVPDADKLNITTMYLSGDAKLCWRTRNADDVIAGRPRIDTWDKLIKEMRDKFFPSNASWLARDKLKRLRQTRSVREYIKEFTSNVKDLPGTIAAVDSLVDFRTTRPSIDVPSTSKTKKKNEKKGEWRKHSRKDNTNDKGKAQMKDGKDRPKNKDGNSKGCWTCGGPHLAKSCPNREKVNALLSGNVNQRKDEEIVAAMANLLGLPFNHIMGINNVGEISSTLNPHASFIHIEMKAKEQCVMTMVDTGATHTFVDVKIATKLGLKLSKSPSYIKTVNAKAQAIVGMTYGVSMSTGSSVGKHNLMVMPLGDFEIILWIDFLRKFQFVPFPHLDGVMVLNGSNAGFLKGVHPFGDINKVSKKKDKGMLLSAMSIDKGLKKGEDTILAALVEVKPDVKMEVPDRVAELLKQYADVMPPELLKKLPPRRDIDHKIELLPGMVAPSQAPYRMAPKELVELRKQLNELLDAGLIQPSKASYDAPVLFQKKQDGTM